The sequence below is a genomic window from Rudanella lutea DSM 19387.
TGAGTAGTTGACGCGGTTCGGCAAAGGCCGCCAGCACTGTATTTCGGTATGCCTTGTAGCCGCCTTCGAGCGTGTGCGCCCGAATACCCGCCGTGTTGAGCAACCACGAAAACGACCCGCTCCGCATGCCCCCTCGCCAGCAGTGCACCAGCACCTCCTTGCCCGTCGGGTTCAGTTTGCGGGCCTTCCGAACGAAACCCGACATTTTGGGACCGACGTAATCGAGCCCCAACAGCACGGCGGCATCTTTACCGGCCTGCTTGTACTTGGTCCCCACCAACGCCCGCTCTTCGTTATCGAACAACGGAATATTTACCGCACCGGGCAGGTGCGCGTGGGCATACTCCCCCGGCGACCGTACATCAATGATTGGCAACGTTTGGGCCTTTTTCAGAAACTCATCGACGGAAAGCGGCATAGGGCAATTACGGGTAGTTGGTTGAAATAAAATGGTTCAGACGCCCTCCGTCAGGCAACGCCGGTACAGCTGAATGGTATTTTCCAGGCCCAGATAGAGCGCATCACAGATGAGGGCATGCCCGATAGAAACCTCCAGCAAGCCAGGTACCTGCTGAGCAAAAAACCGCAGGTTGTCGAGACTCAGGTCATGGCCAGCGTTGAGGCCCAGGCCAAGCTCCTGCGCTTTCAGAGCCGCCCGCACAAAGGGCGCAACAGCAGCCTCCCGGTCGGTAGGGTACTGGGCCGCGTAAGGTTCAGTGTATAACTCAATCCGGTCAGTACCCACGGCTTTGGCTCCTTCGACCATGCGCTCGTCAGCGTCCACGAAGATCGACACTCGAATCCCTTCGGCCCTGAACGTTTCGATAAGCCCGCGCAGGTGGTCGGCATGGCGAATGGTATCCCAACCGGCATTGGATGTGATAGCGTCGGGTGCGTCGGGTACGAGCGTCACCTGCACCGGTTTCACCCGCTTCACCAGTTCAATGAACCGATCGTCGGGGTTGCCTTCGATGTTAAATTCGGTCGTGACCACTTCGTGCAAATCCAGCACATCTCTGTACCGAATATGCCGCTCGTCGGGCCGGGGGTGTACCGTAATACCCTGAGCCCCAAAACGCTCACAATCGAGTGCAACTTTCACCAGATCAGGGTTATTACCTCCGCGTGCGTTCCGCAGGGTAGCTACTTTATTAATGTTGACAGATAGTCGGGTCATAATCGTAAGGAGAAGGGAGGAAGGCAGCAAGGAGAAAGCCCCCCTCTGGTCTCAATCGCCTTTAGCAGATGTACTCATCCGTAACTTTTAGGACAGAAAGTTGGTTCGGCCCGCGTAGACAATAGACGACGATACACCACATACAGGGAAGAGAAAAATAAAAATAAACTCTTGTTTGTCAATAACTTACACATAGTATTCATTCACGACATTGCGAACTCA
It includes:
- a CDS encoding pyridoxine 5'-phosphate synthase, whose protein sequence is MTRLSVNINKVATLRNARGGNNPDLVKVALDCERFGAQGITVHPRPDERHIRYRDVLDLHEVVTTEFNIEGNPDDRFIELVKRVKPVQVTLVPDAPDAITSNAGWDTIRHADHLRGLIETFRAEGIRVSIFVDADERMVEGAKAVGTDRIELYTEPYAAQYPTDREAAVAPFVRAALKAQELGLGLNAGHDLSLDNLRFFAQQVPGLLEVSIGHALICDALYLGLENTIQLYRRCLTEGV